The segment GAATCCGCATGCCAGGAGTGGCGCCGGGGAAGGGCTCCAGCACGTAAATGCCGGGGTTGGCCTTCTCATCCGCGTGGCTGGCTGCCAGCACCATGCCTTCGGAAATGCCGAACTTCATCTTGCGCGGGGCCAGATTGGCTACGGTCACAGTCAGCTTGCCCACTAGTTGCTCTGGCTGGTACATGCTGCTGATGCCGCTGAACACATTGCGGGTCTTGGGCTGGCCGGCTTCGTCCTTTTCGCCCACATCCAGTGTCAGCTGCAGCAGCTTGGTCGAGCCTTCAACGGCCTTGCATTCCAAAATCTTGGCAATGCGCAGGTCGATCTTCATGAAGTCGTCAATGCCAATGGTTTCGGCCAGTGGTTCGCCACCGGGGGCATTGGGGTCGATCACGGGTTCGGCCTTTTTTGCCGCCTTCTTTTCAGCCTTGACGGGCTCGGCTGCGGGAGCAGCTTGACCTGCAGGGGCTTCAAACAGTGACTCGAGCTGCTTGGGGTCGACGCGCTGCATCAGGTGCTGGTACACGCCAATTTGATGGCCTTTGCCCAGCGGCTTGACCACATCGGCAAAGCTTTCTGGCGGCACGATGAGGAAGTTCGCCACTTCGGCAGCCACGCTTGGCAGGATGGGCGACAGGTAGATGGTCAGAATGCGGAAGGCTTCGATGCAGGTCGTGCACACATCGTGCAGGCGTGCGTCCATACCTTCTTTTTTGGCCAGCTCCCAGGGCTTGTTGGCGTCCACATAGCTGTTGACCTTGTCGCACAGCGTCATGATGTCGCGCGCAGCACGGGCGGTGTCGCGGGCTTCGTAAGAGGCGACGATGGAGGCTTGCTGCTCGCGCAGCGCGGCCAGCAATGTCTGCCCGTCTTCGGAGACTTGGCCCAGCTTGCCTTCAAAGCGCTTGCTGATGAAGCCAGCGGCGCGGCTAGCGATGTTGACGTATTTTCCGATCAGATCGGAGTTCACGCGCAGCATGAAGTCTTCAGGTGTGAAGTCGATGTCTTCGTTCTTGCCATTGAGCTTGGCGCCGAGGTAATAACGCAGCCACTCGGGATTCATCTTGAGGGCCAAGTACTTCAGTGGGTCCAAACCCGTGCCGCGGCTCTTGCTCATCTTTTCGCCGTTGTTGACGGTCAAAAAGCCATGCACGCAGATTTTGGTGGGCGTCTTGCGGCCGCTGAACTTCAGCATCGCAGGCCAGAACAGTGTGTGGAAAGTGATGATGTCTTTGCCGATGAAGTGGTACTGCTCCAAATCGGGGTCGGCCATATAGGCTTCGTAGTCTTCGCCGCGCTGGACCAGCAGGCCCTTGAGCGAAGCCAGATAGCCCACAGGCGCATCCAGCCAGACGTAGAAGTACTTGCCCGGCGCATCGGGAATCTCGATACCGAAATAAGGCGCGTCGCGGCTGATGTCCCAGTCGTCCAGACCTTCGCTGGTCGATCCATCGGGGTTGGTGCGCACGCCAAACCATTCCTTGATCTTGGCGGCCACTTCAGGCTGCACATGCTTGCCGTTTTGTGTCCACTCGGTCAGGAACTCGACCGCACGTGGGTCGGACAGCTTG is part of the Comamonas sp. Y33R10-2 genome and harbors:
- the metG gene encoding methionine--tRNA ligase produces the protein MTARKLFVTTALPYANGNFHIGHIMEYIQADTWVRAQRMQGNAVNFVGADDAHGAPIMIAAEKAGKTPQQFVADIAAGRKQYLDGFHVAFDNWSNTDSPENHELSKQIYLDLKAAGFIETRTIEQFFDPEKNMFLPDRFIKGECPRCHAKDQYGDNCESCGAVYAPTDLINPFSALSGAKPVMKTSEHFFFKLSDPRAVEFLTEWTQNGKHVQPEVAAKIKEWFGVRTNPDGSTSEGLDDWDISRDAPYFGIEIPDAPGKYFYVWLDAPVGYLASLKGLLVQRGEDYEAYMADPDLEQYHFIGKDIITFHTLFWPAMLKFSGRKTPTKICVHGFLTVNNGEKMSKSRGTGLDPLKYLALKMNPEWLRYYLGAKLNGKNEDIDFTPEDFMLRVNSDLIGKYVNIASRAAGFISKRFEGKLGQVSEDGQTLLAALREQQASIVASYEARDTARAARDIMTLCDKVNSYVDANKPWELAKKEGMDARLHDVCTTCIEAFRILTIYLSPILPSVAAEVANFLIVPPESFADVVKPLGKGHQIGVYQHLMQRVDPKQLESLFEAPAGQAAPAAEPVKAEKKAAKKAEPVIDPNAPGGEPLAETIGIDDFMKIDLRIAKILECKAVEGSTKLLQLTLDVGEKDEAGQPKTRNVFSGISSMYQPEQLVGKLTVTVANLAPRKMKFGISEGMVLAASHADEKANPGIYVLEPFPGATPGMRIH